The Alnus glutinosa chromosome 8, dhAlnGlut1.1, whole genome shotgun sequence DNA segment AGAGtccatttcattttcttcatatcATACACCTCACCGCATGTAAGCGATTTTGAGTTGCCAATTCCAATCCCACCAATAACATAAAATTTCCCGTCCATAAATACCCCAGAGCACATTTTTCTCGCTTTGTTCATGTTCGGAAGGGTCGCCCAAGTCCCTGTTTCCGAATTATAAAGCTCAGCCGAGTCTAAGATATTGCCATGTGGGTCACAACCGCCAGCTAGAATTGCAATTTCCCCAAGGCTGGCAGAACCAAACAAGCACCTGGATGTATTCATCCTCATGCCGGATGACCACGTGTTTGTCAAAATGCTATATCTATAAATAACATGGGAAgttatttcctttccaaaaacaAGAAGTTCGGTACCAACGGCCAACGACTCCTTGTCTGACCACATGAAGCATTCATTTGATGGCATTCTAGGCAAATGCATCCAACGGCGGTGACTTGGATCAAATGCCTCCCATTCAAGGAGGCTGCAGGAGAAGTAAACCCAATGCTCAATGATACCCATTTGTTGTCTCAGCCTATATAACTCCCCACTCTGAATCAAAGACCGAAAGCTCTGATTCAGTGAGGCAATTGATCCATAATCAGACCTAGAGCAGCGAATAATACAGTTAATTGATATGTCCCGACCAAGTTGGTGAATAAGTGAACTTGAGTCTGACTGATGCCCTGTGTGCTGCTGGTCATCTGGTTGGTCAGCTGGGACAAGAAAAATATCAGGAAAACCCTTAACTGGTCCCTCTCCCTCATGAGTATCTGAAACGTTGCATGACTTTTTCAATGGAAGTTCTTCTCCATCTTCCAATCGGCGCTTGCTGTTTGAGAGCATGCTGCATGAATTTTTAAGGGGATGTTCTTCTCCATCTCCAAATTGGCAGTTGCTGTTTGAGAGCACGTTGCATGATTTCTTCTGTGGAAGTTCTTCTCCATCTTCCAATTGGAAATTGCTGTTTGAGAGCTCAATCACACGAAACTTATTATAAATCCACTTGCTCTCCTGCTCACATGAGCTCGGCAAGTCCCTTGACACAAGATAGGATGGACCCTCCAACATGTTGTCGGAAATTTCCAATCTGACCACCCAAAAAGATAGCCTTCTTTGTTACCATCAAAACCAAATGTAAGACCAATCAGTCAATAAAAGGAAAtccatatttttatcatttactccaaacacaaaaacaccccTTAACTAAATATGTTATCtttgaagaaaatcaagaaaccACGTGTAtccatttttcatgaaaaaagaATATCCAGCAATAAGACCCGCAGATACAAGATAAATAAAGTAACACAAATCCTTGAGCATTCTCTATCAGCCtgaattccaattaaaaaaaaaaaaaaggtgcatgCACACAAATCCTTGATACCATCTCAATTAATCTAAATTTGGCACCCTAAAAACCACATGCATGCAATCTACAATAAATCAGAAACATATCTATTGCCATCATAGTGTGACACTGGTCCATAACACGCAAAACAAACAGAATTTAAGCTAAAATACAGCATAATAAAGCTACAGAATAATCCAGCGCTGAAAATGAGAATTGCCCATGACAGATCTCAGGCTAATACCaaaatagaaattgaaaataaaaaggaaaaaagaacagCACAAATTGATTCTGAATGACATGCCAGACTATACTCAAAATGCTACA contains these protein-coding regions:
- the LOC133874521 gene encoding F-box/kelch-repeat protein At1g74510; its protein translation is MLEGPSYLVSRDLPSSCEQESKWIYNKFRVIELSNSNFQLEDGEELPQKKSCNVLSNSNCQFGDGEEHPLKNSCSMLSNSKRRLEDGEELPLKKSCNVSDTHEGEGPVKGFPDIFLVPADQPDDQQHTGHQSDSSSLIHQLGRDISINCIIRCSRSDYGSIASLNQSFRSLIQSGELYRLRQQMGIIEHWVYFSCSLLEWEAFDPSHRRWMHLPRMPSNECFMWSDKESLAVGTELLVFGKEITSHVIYRYSILTNTWSSGMRMNTSRCLFGSASLGEIAILAGGCDPHGNILDSAELYNSETGTWATLPNMNKARKMCSGVFMDGKFYVIGGIGIGNSKSLTCGEVYDMKKMKWTLIPDMFLARNGGDGVAEAPAAAEAPPLVAVVNNVLYAAHYAQKEVRRYDKERNLWITIGTLPEQAVSMNGWGLAFRACGHRLIVIGGPRALGEGMIELNSWVPNEGPPQWDLLATKQCGSFVYNCAVMGC